Proteins encoded in a region of the Flavobacterium sp. MDT1-60 genome:
- a CDS encoding bifunctional 4-hydroxy-2-oxoglutarate aldolase/2-dehydro-3-deoxy-phosphogluconate aldolase produces the protein MAKYSRIEVAQQMKDNGMVPLFFHSDIEISKKVLKACYDGGSRLMEFTSRGDFAHEVFGALNKYALAELPGMMLGVGSITDAASASLYMSLGANFIVTPVFREDIAIACNRRKVLWSPGCGTLSEIARAEELGCEIVKLFPADIYGPEFIKAIKGPCPWTNIMPTGGVYPTVESLSSWLNAGATCVGLGSQLISKDILDKNDFDGLKNKVSQVLDIIKNIRK, from the coding sequence ATGGCAAAATATTCAAGAATTGAAGTAGCACAGCAAATGAAAGATAACGGGATGGTACCCTTGTTTTTTCATTCAGATATAGAAATAAGCAAGAAAGTTTTAAAAGCCTGTTATGATGGTGGTTCTCGACTAATGGAGTTTACCAGCAGAGGAGATTTTGCTCATGAAGTTTTTGGAGCTTTAAACAAATATGCTTTGGCAGAATTGCCGGGGATGATGTTAGGAGTTGGTTCGATTACTGATGCCGCTTCAGCTTCTTTATATATGAGTTTGGGTGCTAATTTTATTGTAACACCGGTTTTTAGAGAAGATATTGCAATTGCCTGTAACCGTCGTAAAGTATTGTGGTCGCCAGGTTGCGGAACGCTTTCTGAAATTGCAAGAGCAGAAGAATTAGGTTGCGAAATTGTGAAATTATTCCCTGCTGATATTTACGGACCTGAGTTTATAAAAGCCATAAAAGGGCCATGTCCATGGACGAATATTATGCCTACCGGAGGTGTTTACCCAACAGTAGAAAGTTTGTCTTCATGGCTGAACGCAGGAGCAACTTGTGTGGGTCTTGGATCTCAATTAATTTCGAAAGACATATTAGATAAAAATGACTTTGACGGCTTGAAAAATAAAGTAAGTCAGGTTTTGGATATCATCAAAAATATTAGAAAATAA
- a CDS encoding MFS transporter translates to MNEANAAIGKYRWTICSLVFFATTVNYLDRNVISYLRPFLAEAFHWTPEQEVIDYSNIELAFKIAYALGMLVAGGIIDKLGTKIGYAIATGLWSLAAIGHALATGTGGFLIARVFLGITEAGNFPAAIKATAEWFPQKERALATGIFNSGSNIGAIIVPLSVPFIAENYGWQWAFILTGIVGFAWLILWFIFYEIPEKQKRLSQAELDYINSDKVITTEVEDTEKVSWFKLLSFRQTWAFAIGKLLTDPVWWFYLFWLPDFLMKEYKLSATGIIWPCALVYVIGSIGSIGGGWLPLKLMNKNWPAYKARKTSMLIYAFAVLPVLFSQYLGAISIWLAILVIGLAVSAHQAWSANIFTTVSDMFPKKTTASVTGIGGMFGALGGILLTLVVQKNMFVYYTKLGKIETGYFIMFCICGASYLLAWLIMHILVPRMKKVEV, encoded by the coding sequence ATGAATGAAGCCAATGCAGCAATAGGAAAGTATCGCTGGACAATATGTAGCTTAGTCTTTTTTGCTACGACAGTAAATTATTTAGACAGAAATGTAATTAGTTACCTTCGACCTTTTTTAGCAGAGGCCTTTCATTGGACACCGGAACAGGAAGTAATAGATTATTCAAATATAGAACTGGCTTTCAAAATTGCATACGCACTTGGAATGTTGGTTGCCGGAGGAATTATAGATAAATTAGGAACTAAAATTGGTTACGCCATTGCGACTGGTTTATGGAGTTTGGCAGCAATTGGACATGCACTGGCAACTGGAACAGGCGGATTTTTAATCGCTCGTGTATTTTTAGGAATTACAGAAGCTGGAAATTTTCCTGCAGCTATAAAAGCTACAGCCGAATGGTTTCCACAAAAGGAACGAGCCTTAGCAACGGGTATATTTAATTCGGGAAGTAATATCGGCGCTATCATTGTGCCATTATCTGTGCCTTTTATAGCAGAGAATTATGGCTGGCAATGGGCCTTTATTCTAACCGGAATAGTTGGATTTGCCTGGCTGATATTATGGTTTATTTTTTATGAAATTCCTGAAAAACAAAAGCGTTTATCTCAGGCTGAATTAGACTATATAAATTCAGATAAAGTAATAACAACTGAAGTTGAAGATACAGAAAAAGTTTCGTGGTTTAAATTATTAAGTTTTCGTCAAACTTGGGCTTTTGCCATCGGAAAATTACTTACAGATCCGGTTTGGTGGTTTTATTTGTTCTGGTTGCCTGATTTCTTAATGAAGGAATATAAACTTTCGGCGACAGGAATTATCTGGCCTTGTGCTTTAGTTTACGTTATTGGAAGTATCGGAAGTATTGGAGGTGGATGGCTGCCATTAAAATTAATGAACAAAAATTGGCCGGCATATAAAGCACGAAAAACAAGTATGTTAATTTATGCCTTTGCAGTGTTGCCTGTATTGTTCTCACAATATTTAGGAGCGATAAGTATCTGGTTGGCAATTTTAGTTATTGGTTTGGCTGTTTCTGCGCATCAGGCCTGGAGCGCTAATATCTTTACAACAGTTTCAGATATGTTTCCGAAAAAGACAACTGCCTCAGTAACAGGAATTGGCGGAATGTTCGGAGCACTTGGAGGAATTTTATTAACTTTAGTGGTTCAAAAAAACATGTTTGTTTATTATACTAAATTAGGAAAAATAGAAACAGGCTATTTTATTATGTTTTGTATCTGCGGAGCCTCGTATTTACTGGCTTGGCTAATCATGCATATTTTAGTTCCCCGAATGAAAAAAGTAGAAGTGTAG
- the kduI gene encoding 5-dehydro-4-deoxy-D-glucuronate isomerase, translating into MTKYSSRYASSPEAVKQYDTQQLRNEFLIDDLMQEDEIVLTYSHYDRYIAGSVVPVKDLTLETIDPLKAGYFLERREMGIINVGGSGSVVVEGTSYELDFKDALYIGSGNKEVIFKSADSKNPAKFYINSAPAHTNYPIVKVSLEQANKLQLGTMETANHRTVNQMIIGGVVTTCQLQMGMTELRPGSVWNTMPAHVHDRRMEVYFYLDIPENQAVCHFMGQPQETRHIWMNNHQAVISPPWSIHSGSGTSNYTFIWGMAGENLDYGDMDVCKITDLR; encoded by the coding sequence ATGACAAAATATAGTTCAAGATACGCGTCAAGCCCTGAAGCAGTAAAACAATATGACACTCAACAGTTGAGAAATGAATTCTTAATTGATGACTTAATGCAGGAGGATGAAATCGTATTAACGTATTCTCACTATGATCGATATATTGCCGGTTCTGTTGTTCCTGTAAAAGATCTTACTCTGGAAACTATTGACCCTCTAAAAGCAGGTTATTTTTTAGAAAGAAGAGAAATGGGAATCATCAATGTTGGAGGAAGTGGTTCTGTTGTTGTTGAAGGAACATCTTATGAACTAGATTTTAAAGATGCTTTATATATCGGAAGCGGAAATAAAGAAGTGATTTTTAAAAGTGCCGACAGTAAAAATCCGGCTAAATTTTACATAAACTCTGCGCCAGCTCATACTAATTATCCAATTGTAAAAGTAAGTTTAGAACAAGCTAATAAATTGCAATTAGGTACAATGGAAACAGCGAATCACCGTACCGTTAATCAAATGATTATTGGTGGTGTGGTTACGACTTGCCAATTGCAAATGGGAATGACGGAGTTGCGACCAGGAAGTGTTTGGAATACAATGCCGGCGCACGTACACGATCGTAGAATGGAAGTTTATTTCTATTTAGACATTCCGGAAAATCAGGCTGTTTGTCATTTTATGGGACAACCGCAAGAAACAAGACATATCTGGATGAACAATCATCAGGCAGTTATTTCTCCGCCATGGTCTATACATTCTGGTTCTGGAACTAGTAATTATACTTTTATCTGGGGAATGGCCGGTGAGAATTTGGATTATGGTGATATGGATGTTTGTAAAATAACAGATTTAAGATAA
- a CDS encoding MFS transporter, translated as MNQTNEISISKTNKSTGRYRWSICALLFFATTINYLDRQVLSLTWNDFIAPEFHWTNNDYGNITALFSIFYAVSLLFAGRFVDWLDTKRGFLWAIGIWSIGACLHAFCGIATSGIITGDWFVGFEGAKEAIRTVNDTGMVINVSVSLFIFARFVLAIGEAGNFPAAIKTTAEYFPKKDRAFSTSIFNAGATVGALAAPISIPFIAKSFGWEMSFIIIGALGFVWMGFWVFMYDKPERHPKVSAAELEYIQQDDIADSKLVGYVPDTRTKVSFIDCFKYKQTWAFAFGKFMTDGVWWFFLFWTPAYLSSVYGMDSTEAALPLFVLYMITLLSIIGGWLPTYFVEKKGMNPYEGRMRAMLIFAFFPLLALIAQPLGYISYWLPVIIIGIAGAAHQSWSANIFTTVGDMFPKKAIATITGIGGLAGGIGSTLINKGSGMLFDYTKETNMAFMGFKGIEAGYFIIFSICAVCYLTGWVVMKSLVPKYSPITDL; from the coding sequence ATGAATCAAACAAATGAAATTTCTATTAGTAAAACTAATAAATCAACAGGAAGATATCGTTGGAGTATATGTGCTTTGTTGTTTTTTGCAACTACTATAAACTACTTAGACAGACAGGTTCTTTCTTTGACATGGAATGATTTTATCGCTCCTGAATTTCATTGGACAAATAACGATTACGGAAATATTACCGCATTATTTTCGATTTTTTACGCTGTATCCTTACTTTTTGCCGGAAGATTCGTGGATTGGTTAGATACCAAAAGAGGTTTTCTATGGGCAATTGGAATATGGTCTATTGGGGCTTGTTTACATGCCTTTTGCGGAATTGCAACATCAGGAATTATTACAGGCGATTGGTTTGTAGGTTTTGAAGGGGCAAAAGAGGCTATCAGAACAGTTAACGATACCGGAATGGTAATTAATGTAAGTGTAAGCTTGTTTATTTTTGCCCGTTTTGTTTTGGCAATAGGTGAGGCAGGGAACTTTCCTGCAGCGATCAAAACTACTGCTGAATATTTTCCTAAAAAAGACAGAGCATTTTCTACCAGTATTTTTAACGCAGGAGCAACTGTAGGTGCATTGGCCGCTCCAATTTCGATTCCGTTTATTGCGAAATCTTTTGGTTGGGAAATGTCATTTATCATCATTGGTGCTTTAGGTTTTGTATGGATGGGATTTTGGGTTTTTATGTATGATAAACCGGAAAGACACCCAAAAGTTAGCGCTGCCGAATTAGAATATATTCAACAAGATGATATTGCTGACAGTAAATTAGTTGGATATGTTCCTGATACCAGAACAAAAGTTTCATTTATAGATTGTTTTAAATACAAACAAACATGGGCTTTTGCTTTCGGAAAATTTATGACTGATGGTGTTTGGTGGTTCTTTTTATTCTGGACACCAGCCTATTTGAGTTCGGTTTACGGAATGGATTCTACAGAAGCAGCTTTACCATTATTTGTGCTTTACATGATTACTTTACTTTCTATCATTGGAGGTTGGTTGCCAACTTATTTTGTAGAAAAGAAAGGAATGAATCCGTATGAAGGAAGAATGAGAGCCATGTTGATTTTTGCATTTTTCCCATTATTGGCACTAATTGCACAACCTTTGGGTTATATTAGTTATTGGTTGCCGGTTATCATTATTGGTATTGCAGGTGCTGCACACCAATCATGGTCAGCAAATATTTTTACAACGGTTGGAGATATGTTTCCTAAAAAAGCAATTGCGACGATTACAGGTATTGGTGGCTTGGCAGGAGGTATTGGTTCGACTTTAATTAATAAAGGATCAGGAATGTTATTCGATTATACAAAAGAAACTAATATGGCTTTTATGGGCTTTAAAGGAATTGAAGCCGGCTATTTTATCATCTTTTCAATTTGTGCCGTTTGTTATTTAACAGGCTGGGTTGTAATGAAAAGCTTAGTTCCAAAGTATAGTCCGATTACAGATCTTTAG
- the uxaC gene encoding glucuronate isomerase: MSSNKTFINDNFLLENKYAEELYHNYSKNQPIIDYHNHLNPQFIAEDKIFDNITQVWINGDHYKWRAMRTLGIKEEFVTGNGSDKDKFLNWGKTVPYTMRNPLYHWTHLELARYFDIYDLLNEKSAEKIYIETSEKIKSEAYSTQNLLKKVNAELVCTTEDPIDNLEFHQKLTKNPIGTKMSTAFRPDKAILISNDGYNAYLDTLGDVSGIAINTYADLRDALRKRIEFFNQNGCKLSDHGLDQIYFENFTEAEVASIFKKKRENQTITPEEALKFQSAILLFLSETYHELGWVQQFHLGALRNNNARMHRILGPDTGWDSIGDYPQAQKLSSFLNALDSKDKLTKTIIYNLNPADNEVMATMIGNFNDGSVRGKVQFGSGWWFLDQKDGMTKQLNALSNMGLISCFVGMLTDSRSFLSFPRHEYFRRILCNLLGDEIQRGELPADMEWIGKLVSDISYNNAKEYFKF, from the coding sequence ATGAGTTCAAATAAGACATTCATAAACGACAATTTTTTACTTGAAAATAAATACGCTGAAGAGTTATATCATAATTACTCAAAAAATCAGCCTATTATAGATTATCACAATCACCTAAACCCACAGTTTATTGCCGAAGATAAAATTTTTGATAATATCACACAGGTTTGGATTAATGGTGATCACTACAAATGGCGTGCAATGCGTACATTAGGAATCAAGGAAGAATTTGTAACCGGAAATGGTTCAGATAAAGATAAGTTCTTAAATTGGGGAAAAACGGTTCCGTATACAATGCGTAATCCTTTGTACCACTGGACACATTTAGAATTGGCCCGTTATTTTGATATCTATGATTTATTGAATGAGAAATCAGCTGAGAAAATATATATCGAAACTTCTGAAAAAATAAAATCAGAAGCTTACAGCACACAAAACTTACTTAAAAAGGTAAACGCTGAATTAGTTTGTACTACTGAAGATCCAATTGATAATTTAGAGTTTCATCAGAAACTGACTAAAAATCCAATTGGAACAAAAATGAGTACTGCTTTCAGGCCTGATAAAGCTATCCTTATTTCAAATGATGGCTATAACGCATATCTGGACACATTGGGGGATGTGTCCGGAATTGCGATTAATACTTATGCTGATTTACGCGATGCTTTGAGAAAGAGAATCGAATTCTTTAATCAAAATGGATGTAAATTAAGTGATCACGGTTTAGATCAAATTTATTTTGAAAACTTTACAGAAGCCGAAGTGGCTTCAATTTTCAAAAAGAAAAGAGAAAATCAAACTATAACGCCTGAAGAAGCATTGAAATTCCAAAGTGCCATCTTGTTGTTCTTATCAGAAACGTATCATGAATTAGGTTGGGTTCAGCAATTTCACTTAGGGGCCTTAAGAAACAATAATGCTCGTATGCACAGAATATTAGGTCCTGATACAGGTTGGGATTCTATCGGTGATTATCCACAGGCACAAAAACTATCTTCTTTTTTAAATGCATTAGACAGCAAAGATAAGTTGACAAAAACAATCATTTATAACCTGAATCCTGCTGATAACGAAGTTATGGCTACGATGATTGGAAACTTCAATGACGGAAGCGTTAGAGGAAAAGTACAATTTGGTTCAGGATGGTGGTTTTTAGATCAGAAAGACGGAATGACAAAACAATTAAACGCCCTTTCAAACATGGGATTAATTAGCTGTTTTGTTGGAATGTTGACAGATTCAAGAAGCTTTTTGTCTTTCCCGAGACATGAATATTTCAGACGTATTCTTTGTAATCTTTTAGGAGATGAAATTCAAAGAGGAGAACTTCCTGCTGATATGGAATGGATTGGAAAATTAGTTTCTGATATTTCATATAACAATGCAAAAGAGTATTTCAAATTTTAA
- a CDS encoding alpha/beta hydrolase, which translates to MKKLTHLITAKSIFNLILLFGITNQLQAQNQVVPLWKTIPQEIKASDYQEKEIIKDGKVQSTSQVSIPTLSIFFTKEIKQNQTAVIILPGGGYSHLAIDKEGTKVAEWLNSLGIVAFVLKYRLPNDLIMTNKIVGPLQDVQEAMRIVRLNAAKWNIDPNKIGIMGFSAGGHLASTLSTHYDERVYETSSKISARPDFSLLIYPVVSMENDITHKGSQTSLLGNNPSKDLIDFFSNEKKVTAQTPTTFIVHATDDTAVLPENSINYYLALKKNAVTSELHLYESGGHGFGLGVKDTSKFWTRDCEEWLKSHGY; encoded by the coding sequence GTGAAAAAACTGACACATTTAATAACTGCAAAATCAATATTTAACCTGATACTGCTTTTTGGAATCACAAATCAATTACAGGCTCAAAATCAGGTAGTCCCACTTTGGAAAACGATTCCACAAGAAATCAAAGCTTCTGACTATCAGGAAAAAGAAATCATAAAAGACGGAAAAGTACAAAGTACAAGTCAGGTTTCAATACCCACATTAAGTATCTTTTTTACAAAAGAAATCAAACAAAATCAAACCGCTGTAATTATTCTGCCTGGTGGTGGCTATTCGCATTTGGCAATTGATAAAGAAGGGACTAAAGTTGCAGAATGGCTTAATAGTTTAGGAATTGTAGCATTTGTTTTGAAATACAGATTGCCAAACGATTTAATCATGACAAACAAAATAGTTGGCCCCTTGCAGGACGTGCAGGAAGCCATGCGTATTGTACGACTAAATGCTGCAAAATGGAATATTGATCCGAATAAAATTGGTATTATGGGATTTTCAGCAGGCGGACATTTAGCATCAACGTTATCCACTCATTATGATGAAAGAGTATATGAAACTTCATCAAAAATAAGCGCTCGTCCTGATTTTTCTCTTCTGATTTACCCTGTTGTATCTATGGAAAACGATATAACCCATAAAGGATCACAAACGAGTTTATTGGGAAATAATCCATCAAAAGATTTAATTGATTTTTTTTCGAATGAGAAAAAAGTAACAGCCCAAACGCCAACTACTTTTATTGTCCATGCTACTGATGATACAGCTGTTTTACCGGAAAACAGTATCAATTATTATTTGGCACTCAAAAAAAATGCAGTTACATCTGAGTTACATTTATACGAAAGCGGCGGACATGGTTTTGGTCTTGGTGTAAAAGATACCAGTAAATTCTGGACCAGAGATTGCGAGGAGTGGCTTAAGAGCCATGGATATTGA
- a CDS encoding gluconate 5-dehydrogenase, with the protein MTNLFDIKGKVALITGSTHGLGMAMAKGLGEAGATIVVNGNSSQQKIDDAVKDLQNQGINAVGYRFNVTDEQEVMAAVAKIQSEVGPIDILINNAGIIKRIPLIDMEVADFKEVIDIDLVSPFIVSKHVAKGMIERKQGKIINICSMMSELGRSTVGAYAAAKGGLKMLTKNMATEWAKHNVQINGIGPGYFATEQTKPIRVDGHPFNDFIISRTPAAKWGDAGDLAGAAIFLSSKASDFVNGHILYVDGGILATIGKPSNE; encoded by the coding sequence ATGACAAACTTATTTGATATAAAAGGAAAAGTTGCTTTGATTACAGGAAGTACACACGGACTGGGAATGGCAATGGCAAAAGGATTAGGTGAGGCAGGAGCAACGATTGTTGTAAATGGTAATTCTTCCCAGCAAAAAATTGATGATGCTGTAAAAGATCTTCAGAACCAGGGAATAAATGCTGTTGGTTATAGATTTAATGTAACCGATGAGCAGGAAGTTATGGCTGCCGTAGCAAAAATACAAAGTGAAGTTGGACCAATTGATATTTTGATTAATAACGCGGGAATCATCAAAAGAATTCCGTTGATCGATATGGAAGTTGCCGATTTTAAAGAAGTTATTGATATTGATTTAGTTTCTCCTTTTATTGTTTCAAAGCATGTTGCTAAAGGAATGATTGAAAGAAAACAAGGAAAAATAATCAACATTTGTTCGATGATGAGCGAATTAGGTCGTAGTACGGTTGGTGCTTATGCTGCTGCAAAAGGCGGTTTGAAAATGCTGACTAAAAACATGGCGACGGAGTGGGCAAAACACAATGTTCAAATCAACGGAATTGGACCTGGTTATTTTGCTACTGAACAAACAAAACCAATCAGAGTAGACGGACATCCTTTTAACGATTTCATCATCAGCAGAACTCCAGCAGCAAAATGGGGAGATGCAGGTGATTTAGCCGGAGCTGCGATATTTTTATCATCAAAAGCAAGTGATTTTGTTAACGGGCATATTTTATATGTTGATGGCGGAATTTTAGCAACTATTGGTAAACCATCAAACGAATAA
- a CDS encoding sugar kinase, giving the protein MSKIVAFGEIMLRLSTERHLRFSQSTAFGASYGGGEFNVCVSLANYGLNAEFITRLPENEIGGSALKEMRKMNVESKNIIFGGERLGIYFLETGAGTRGSNVVYDRAHSSMATIEKGLIDWEKVLEGADWFHWSGITPAISESAAEACLEAIKVAHKMGITISCDLNYRSKLWQYGKTPSEVMPEMLQYSNVILGDIDTAYFMLGIPKVNPNYQDEKSLPVLYTKLFDLIPNLKTVATTLRYSVSASHQRIGGVLFDGKAIYHAAVKEVTPVVDRVGSGDAFMGGLIYGLSQYKNDNQKALDFAVAACCLKHTIAGDYNLVTLKEVENMLGGDSAGLVSR; this is encoded by the coding sequence ATGAGTAAAATAGTTGCATTCGGTGAAATTATGTTACGTCTTTCTACAGAACGACACCTGCGTTTTTCACAATCTACGGCATTTGGCGCTTCTTACGGAGGTGGTGAGTTTAATGTTTGTGTGTCTTTGGCAAATTATGGCTTAAATGCAGAGTTTATAACAAGATTGCCTGAGAACGAAATAGGTGGATCTGCGTTGAAAGAAATGCGAAAAATGAACGTAGAATCTAAAAATATAATTTTTGGAGGAGAGCGTTTAGGAATCTATTTTCTTGAAACCGGTGCCGGAACAAGAGGAAGTAATGTAGTATATGACCGCGCGCATAGCTCGATGGCAACTATTGAAAAAGGACTTATTGACTGGGAAAAAGTTTTGGAAGGTGCTGATTGGTTTCACTGGAGTGGTATCACACCAGCGATTTCTGAAAGTGCTGCTGAAGCCTGTTTAGAAGCTATTAAAGTGGCACACAAAATGGGCATTACTATTTCTTGTGATTTGAATTACAGATCAAAATTATGGCAGTATGGTAAAACTCCAAGTGAGGTTATGCCGGAAATGCTGCAATATAGCAACGTTATTTTAGGAGACATCGACACAGCCTATTTCATGTTGGGAATTCCGAAAGTGAATCCAAATTATCAGGATGAAAAATCGCTTCCTGTTTTATACACGAAGTTGTTTGATTTGATTCCGAATTTAAAAACTGTAGCAACAACTTTACGTTATTCTGTAAGTGCTTCACACCAAAGAATCGGTGGTGTTTTGTTTGACGGAAAAGCAATTTATCACGCTGCTGTAAAAGAAGTAACCCCTGTTGTAGACAGAGTAGGAAGTGGAGATGCCTTTATGGGAGGATTGATTTACGGATTGTCACAATATAAAAATGATAATCAAAAAGCGTTAGATTTTGCAGTGGCAGCTTGTTGTTTAAAACATACAATTGCAGGAGATTATAATTTAGTGACCTTAAAAGAAGTTGAAAATATGCTTGGTGGTGATTCAGCGGGATTAGTATCAAGATAA
- a CDS encoding tagaturonate reductase, translated as MKQLNRKNTGLEKLQPIKVVQFGEGNFLRAFVDYAFHKLNKEVDFNAGIAIVQPLKDGMVHLINDQDGLYTLFMNGIKKGEKIQDIELITNIVKAINPYTEFADYLALAKEEELQFIVSNTTEAGIEFIESDTPDMQPPVSFPAKLTVLLYERFKHFNGDASKGLTIIPCELIDYNSETLKKYILQYCDTWKLEDAFKIWVSDACTYHSTLVDRIVPGYPRAEIEEYNNKLDYQDNLIVAAEPFFLWAIEGGDALKAKLPFHKTDLNVKIVDDIRPFKMIKVRILNGAHTAMVPFSLLYGNKLVMETVNGDFTGKFVNSVISEISETLDMDKNEITAYSEEVMDRFKNPFIKHALADIALNSISKFKVRVLPSLLGYYNANKKLPVNLTFSLASLIQFYKGTWNNEALPVKDSPEIVEAFKNAWQLGSADLVVAKVLANAEFWGEDLTKVQGLSEALVLALNEIEENGIEKGFANFSKQY; from the coding sequence ATGAAACAGTTAAATAGAAAAAATACAGGATTAGAAAAATTACAGCCAATTAAAGTAGTTCAGTTTGGAGAAGGGAATTTCTTAAGAGCTTTTGTTGATTACGCTTTTCACAAACTAAATAAAGAAGTTGATTTTAATGCCGGTATTGCAATAGTTCAACCTTTGAAAGACGGTATGGTACACCTGATTAATGATCAGGATGGTCTTTATACCTTGTTTATGAACGGAATTAAAAAAGGCGAAAAAATACAAGATATTGAGTTGATTACTAACATTGTAAAAGCTATAAATCCATATACTGAATTTGCCGATTATTTAGCTTTAGCGAAAGAAGAAGAACTTCAATTTATTGTTTCAAATACCACTGAAGCTGGAATTGAATTCATTGAAAGTGATACGCCGGATATGCAACCGCCAGTTTCATTTCCTGCAAAGTTGACTGTTTTATTATATGAAAGATTCAAACATTTTAATGGAGATGCTTCTAAAGGATTAACTATCATTCCTTGTGAATTGATTGATTATAACTCAGAGACGCTAAAAAAATATATTTTGCAATATTGCGATACATGGAAGCTAGAGGATGCCTTTAAAATTTGGGTATCAGATGCTTGTACGTATCACAGTACTTTGGTTGACAGAATTGTTCCTGGATATCCAAGAGCTGAAATTGAAGAATACAATAATAAATTAGATTACCAGGACAATTTAATTGTTGCTGCTGAACCTTTCTTCCTTTGGGCTATTGAAGGTGGCGATGCTTTAAAAGCAAAATTGCCTTTTCATAAAACGGATTTGAATGTAAAAATCGTTGATGATATACGTCCTTTTAAAATGATTAAAGTTCGTATTCTAAACGGTGCACACACGGCAATGGTTCCTTTTTCACTTTTGTACGGTAACAAATTAGTAATGGAAACTGTTAACGGAGATTTTACCGGAAAATTCGTAAACAGTGTTATTAGTGAAATTAGTGAAACTCTTGATATGGACAAAAATGAAATTACGGCCTATTCTGAAGAGGTAATGGACCGATTTAAAAATCCATTTATCAAACATGCACTTGCTGATATTGCATTAAATTCTATATCAAAATTCAAAGTAAGAGTTTTACCTAGTTTATTAGGATATTATAATGCTAACAAAAAATTGCCTGTTAATTTGACTTTTTCATTAGCGAGTTTAATTCAGTTCTACAAAGGAACATGGAATAACGAAGCATTACCTGTAAAAGATTCTCCAGAGATAGTTGAAGCATTTAAAAACGCCTGGCAATTAGGATCTGCAGATTTAGTTGTAGCTAAGGTATTAGCTAATGCTGAATTCTGGGGTGAAGATTTAACCAAAGTGCAAGGCTTATCAGAAGCTTTAGTATTGGCCTTAAATGAAATTGAAGAAAACGGAATAGAAAAAGGATTTGCTAATTTCAGCAAACAATATTAA